The Nitrososphaerota archaeon genome has a segment encoding these proteins:
- a CDS encoding MFS transporter, with translation MVFSLSVAVASVMLGFGLFGPFLPLYAELLGATLGLQVGFMTSAFTMSRAASSIPLGGLSDKIGRKKMIVVGLFTYGIATFAYALASDWMHLVGLRAVQGISAGMLWPSATALIADEVPPGSRGRALGTFNAAATAGLLGGPALGGGLQIFARNTLQFDIVDSFRVPFYAGGLLGILSAVLALKLVAEHRVKSDSTIRISIANVAPKFKKTFYSLLGLSFAHGFSLSFIGPIAVFYVQHEFNLSVDLTTSTMALAFFAAGLANTVSQFFMGRVADRWQRKKLLLFGVLASQLATIGIALAPEVLLIVVMMTIRSGLSASYLPALSSLQEDIIPRSVRGKLTGVMDAASNMGSVLGPIVGFALYDYVGRNTPFFATAVIFFFAIFVFQLVGKEPKVEESEV, from the coding sequence ATGGTCTTTTCTCTCTCAGTCGCAGTCGCCAGCGTCATGCTCGGTTTTGGTTTGTTTGGCCCATTCCTACCGCTTTATGCGGAATTGCTTGGCGCAACTTTAGGGTTGCAAGTGGGTTTCATGACATCAGCATTTACTATGAGCAGGGCAGCATCGTCTATACCTCTTGGAGGCTTATCAGATAAGATAGGCAGGAAGAAGATGATCGTAGTTGGTCTATTTACTTATGGTATAGCAACTTTTGCATACGCCCTGGCATCTGACTGGATGCACCTTGTTGGGTTAAGGGCCGTTCAGGGGATCAGTGCTGGCATGCTTTGGCCCTCTGCAACTGCCCTAATTGCAGATGAAGTTCCTCCTGGATCAAGGGGGAGGGCTTTAGGCACTTTTAATGCCGCTGCTACTGCTGGTCTTTTGGGAGGGCCTGCTCTTGGTGGGGGACTGCAGATATTTGCCAGAAATACTCTTCAATTCGATATTGTGGACAGTTTCAGGGTCCCTTTCTATGCTGGAGGCCTGCTAGGGATATTGTCCGCGGTATTGGCATTAAAGCTTGTAGCAGAGCACCGAGTGAAATCAGATTCAACTATTCGCATCTCAATTGCTAATGTGGCGCCGAAATTCAAGAAGACATTCTATTCACTTCTTGGGTTGTCTTTTGCTCATGGTTTTTCTTTAAGCTTCATTGGGCCAATTGCGGTATTTTACGTTCAGCACGAGTTCAACCTTTCAGTTGATCTGACAACATCAACTATGGCGCTTGCATTTTTCGCTGCCGGGCTTGCGAATACGGTATCTCAATTCTTCATGGGCAGGGTTGCAGACAGATGGCAGAGAAAGAAATTACTGCTGTTTGGCGTCCTAGCTTCTCAATTGGCAACCATAGGAATTGCATTAGCCCCCGAAGTTCTGCTTATCGTAGTTATGATGACTATTCGCTCCGGTCTATCTGCTTCCTATCTTCCTGCACTATCATCTTTGCAGGAGGATATCATCCCAAGATCAGTAAGAGGGAAGCTGACAGGAGTCATGGATGCCGCTTCCAACATGGGTTCCGTGCTTGGTCCCATAGTCGGCTTTGCCCTCTATGATTATGTTGGCAGGAATACTCCATTTTTTGCAACTGCTGTGATATTCTTCTTTGCAATCTTTGTGTTTCAATTGGTAGGGAAGGAGCCAAAAGTAGAGGAGTCTGAAGTATAG
- a CDS encoding TIGR00300 family protein — MAQNDTQREVEVRGHLIDSMILTRIFDRVMDLGGEFEVLEFKIGKEKTDYSYAKLLVKGKSPKHLQAVLEEVYREGAIPVKLQSANFKASPKDMVLPSDFYSTTNHQTFVLVDGDWIEVENQMMDKAIVVDFAKKRAWCKPIREIRKGDMIVVGDAGVRIVPPERPREGMDVFQFMSSHTSTEKPIQALAKRIADDMFDTKEKRGKIVVVGGPAVVHTGASKSLADLIRMGYVDALLAGNAIATHDIEYALFGTSLGIDVDNGTSRHRGHRNHMAAINEVFKVGSIAELVKSGKLKKGIMYECVRNKVPFILAASIRDDGPIPDVVTDVAEAQRLYKEHVRDAKMVLMLSTMLHSVAVGNMLPSSVKVVAIDINPATVTKLLDRGTGQAVGVVSDIGVFLPIVVSYIKELESKH; from the coding sequence TTGGCACAAAATGACACGCAGAGGGAGGTAGAGGTCAGAGGGCACCTTATCGACTCGATGATCCTGACAAGAATATTCGACAGGGTCATGGATTTGGGCGGAGAGTTTGAGGTTTTAGAGTTCAAAATAGGTAAGGAGAAGACGGACTACAGCTATGCTAAGCTGCTTGTAAAAGGGAAGAGCCCAAAGCACCTACAGGCAGTACTTGAAGAGGTTTACAGGGAGGGGGCCATCCCGGTAAAGCTGCAGTCTGCAAACTTCAAAGCCTCTCCTAAAGACATGGTTCTCCCTAGCGACTTCTACTCAACTACCAATCATCAAACATTCGTGCTAGTTGACGGCGATTGGATCGAAGTTGAAAATCAGATGATGGACAAGGCCATCGTAGTTGACTTTGCAAAGAAGAGGGCATGGTGCAAGCCGATCAGAGAGATCAGAAAGGGTGACATGATAGTTGTGGGCGATGCAGGGGTAAGGATAGTGCCCCCAGAAAGGCCCAGAGAAGGCATGGATGTCTTCCAATTCATGAGCAGTCATACCTCGACGGAGAAGCCAATACAGGCGCTGGCAAAACGAATCGCAGACGACATGTTCGATACTAAGGAGAAAAGAGGGAAGATAGTCGTCGTTGGAGGGCCTGCAGTAGTGCATACTGGCGCATCCAAATCTCTTGCAGACTTGATTAGAATGGGATATGTCGACGCTCTTTTAGCGGGAAATGCTATTGCAACACATGATATCGAATACGCTCTATTTGGAACTTCTCTGGGCATAGATGTCGATAACGGAACCTCAAGGCACAGGGGGCATAGAAACCACATGGCCGCAATTAACGAAGTTTTCAAGGTAGGCTCTATCGCTGAATTAGTGAAGAGCGGAAAGCTCAAGAAAGGGATAATGTATGAGTGCGTCCGGAACAAGGTCCCCTTCATACTGGCAGCATCGATTAGAGATGACGGACCAATACCAGACGTTGTTACGGATGTGGCTGAGGCTCAGAGGCTTTACAAGGAGCATGTTCGCGATGCCAAGATGGTTCTGATGCTTTCAACGATGCTACATTCCGTAGCAGTAGGAAACATGCTTCCATCATCAGTAAAAGTCGTTGCGATAGACATCAACCCTGCAACCGTAACGAAGTTGCTTGACAGGGGAACAGGCCAAGCGGTAGGAGTAGTTTCAGACATCGGAGTCTTCTTGCCAATAGTAGTTTCTTACATAAAGGAATTAGAAAGTAAACACTGA
- a CDS encoding isochorismatase family protein produces the protein MFREFFLERSALVVIDAQKGLFDLKRYNDNSTIEAIGSVLTNCTLLVDAMRKKMKPVVYARTVLRRDHLDSALSANLEKVFEDNDLLADEGAEILDMMAPQNGDFIVSKSGHSALQFTNLDRVLSNLKVDTVLLVGGGIPGSIASTCRQAAALGYEVAIAADALHPYEQRYLPSLRNRSEQKPAKEWLGLLNGPTSSNKRHAGNIGLIIVDMQNDAIHPEGSNHRLGYGSLSDEQRALIIGSNKKLIDIMRSKELPIIYIRNTKRSDAIDYAGSRRGGRSKSLPMYVEGTWGSQIVEEIKPREDDIVVVKRGHSAFASTTLHRILRNLGVDTCIVTGGAVNGCVADTVMEGVGLGYKFIAVSDATFRPPNSPDLQMLADWTQIMSAEQVQGLLNQRFPS, from the coding sequence ATGTTTAGGGAATTCTTTCTAGAGAGATCTGCACTTGTAGTGATAGATGCCCAAAAGGGTCTTTTTGACCTAAAGCGATATAATGATAACTCAACTATTGAGGCTATCGGCTCGGTATTAACAAACTGCACTCTACTTGTCGATGCAATGAGAAAGAAAATGAAACCCGTAGTTTATGCCCGAACAGTTTTACGGAGAGATCACTTGGATTCAGCTCTCTCCGCTAACCTTGAAAAAGTATTCGAGGATAACGATCTTCTGGCAGATGAGGGAGCAGAGATTCTTGATATGATGGCTCCTCAAAATGGAGATTTTATTGTCAGCAAGTCAGGTCATAGCGCCTTACAATTTACCAATCTGGACAGGGTCCTTTCCAATCTGAAAGTTGATACGGTATTGCTGGTTGGAGGAGGCATCCCTGGCAGCATAGCATCGACTTGTAGGCAGGCAGCAGCACTAGGTTATGAGGTTGCTATTGCGGCAGATGCTCTACACCCTTACGAGCAACGATACTTGCCTAGCCTGAGAAATAGGTCTGAGCAGAAACCAGCAAAGGAATGGTTGGGTCTGCTAAACGGACCAACTAGTAGCAACAAGAGGCATGCAGGGAATATTGGATTGATAATAGTGGACATGCAAAATGATGCCATACATCCAGAAGGCTCGAACCATCGACTTGGTTACGGCAGTTTAAGCGATGAACAGCGCGCTTTGATTATAGGGAGCAATAAGAAGTTAATAGATATCATGAGGAGCAAGGAATTGCCAATAATCTACATAAGAAATACCAAGCGCAGCGACGCAATAGATTATGCTGGGAGCAGAAGAGGAGGACGTTCGAAGAGCCTTCCTATGTATGTTGAGGGCACATGGGGTTCTCAAATAGTCGAGGAGATCAAGCCTAGAGAGGACGATATTGTAGTTGTGAAGCGAGGGCACAGCGCCTTCGCCTCTACAACGCTCCATAGAATACTTAGGAATCTAGGAGTTGACACGTGCATTGTCACTGGAGGAGCGGTCAACGGTTGCGTTGCTGACACAGTAATGGAGGGAGTGGGTTTAGGCTACAAGTTCATAGCAGTTTCCGACGCAACTTTTAGACCGCCAAACTCTCCCGATTTGCAAATGCTCGCAGATTGGACTCAGATTATGTCAGCAGAGCAGGTTCAAGGATTGCTAAACCAAAGGTTCCCATCTTAA
- a CDS encoding AAA family ATPase produces MKGLMWTEKHRPSSLPMLVGNEEARLGFLKWLKGWKIGGKAALLVGPPGIGKTATVHAAARELGYSVIELNASDIRTKDKLDRALGPSISNQALIGKSLILLDEVDGIFGRADYGGMDFVLELMESTSVPLVMIANAQDSLKIEKIARKTETFRFQRVPPRLVELYLRGILAKEDRELDDKMLQAIVTYSKGDMRSAINDLQAASLGEIETEFESPERERSLTISQSFQRLFDASNTAEALMALGSAEMDPKGKIETVFSSLVTGSLDIEYLANALDVVSQADQIIGRIQRTQEWRQLRYFDVMLAIGLFYAMRGSKVQFNDDAVPWDLKLRLWNEAKYFAQIGRILGSRFQTSRRQFSAVFLPYFAIIIAAEEDGDQKLEHIGVDEPTRKVILKEGKKILEALK; encoded by the coding sequence TTGAAGGGTTTGATGTGGACAGAAAAGCACAGACCTTCGTCATTACCAATGCTGGTAGGGAACGAGGAAGCAAGGCTGGGATTTCTCAAGTGGCTCAAGGGATGGAAGATTGGAGGAAAGGCGGCCCTGCTGGTAGGGCCGCCAGGAATAGGGAAGACGGCAACTGTACATGCAGCTGCAAGGGAGCTTGGCTACAGCGTAATAGAGCTCAATGCCAGCGACATTCGAACCAAGGACAAGCTTGACAGAGCTCTAGGCCCCTCAATTTCGAACCAAGCTCTTATTGGCAAGTCGCTAATACTCTTGGACGAGGTTGACGGGATATTCGGAAGGGCAGATTATGGAGGGATGGATTTCGTTTTGGAGCTCATGGAGAGCACTTCCGTCCCTTTGGTCATGATTGCCAACGCGCAAGACAGTCTAAAGATCGAAAAGATAGCCCGCAAAACAGAAACTTTTCGCTTCCAGAGGGTACCTCCTAGGCTCGTCGAATTATATCTGCGCGGGATTCTTGCTAAGGAAGACAGGGAATTAGATGATAAGATGTTGCAGGCTATCGTGACTTACTCTAAAGGAGACATGCGATCTGCAATAAATGATCTGCAGGCGGCTTCTCTTGGAGAGATCGAGACAGAGTTCGAGTCTCCCGAAAGGGAGAGAAGTCTGACAATCAGCCAATCCTTCCAGCGGCTCTTTGATGCATCTAATACTGCAGAAGCGCTCATGGCTTTGGGCTCGGCAGAAATGGATCCTAAAGGGAAGATTGAAACTGTGTTTTCTAGTCTTGTCACAGGTTCGCTTGATATCGAATATCTTGCAAATGCTTTGGATGTAGTTTCGCAGGCAGATCAGATAATCGGGAGGATTCAAAGGACGCAGGAATGGCGCCAATTAAGATACTTTGATGTGATGCTTGCAATTGGCTTATTCTACGCAATGAGGGGGAGTAAGGTTCAGTTCAATGATGATGCTGTGCCATGGGATTTGAAACTGAGATTATGGAACGAAGCTAAATATTTTGCTCAGATAGGCAGAATTCTCGGCTCCAGATTCCAAACATCCAGAAGGCAGTTTTCCGCAGTGTTCCTGCCGTATTTCGCCATCATAATTGCAGCAGAAGAAGATGGAGATCAGAAACTTGAGCATATCGGAGTCGATGAACCGACTAGGAAGGTCATTTTGAAGGAAGGCAAAAAGATACTAGAGGCTCTCAAATGA
- the endA gene encoding tRNA-intron lyase: protein MSEEIEQVVSAKLTAKGALVEDETLVALLESKGYGKNENSSLLLADYEMLYLAYISKLEINADGKKLDFDYLVERSLKNDANAWTRFLLYRDLRSRGYVPKEGFGFGVDFRVYDRGEHGTKSAKFVIFGLNEGTEVPITALSKSIAQITRMGKTPIIAVVERRGEIIYYKVSKERFQGPT, encoded by the coding sequence ATGTCAGAAGAGATAGAGCAGGTAGTTTCTGCCAAGCTTACTGCAAAAGGAGCTCTTGTAGAAGATGAAACTTTAGTTGCTCTCCTTGAGTCAAAGGGCTACGGCAAAAATGAAAATTCTTCATTACTCCTTGCAGATTACGAAATGCTCTATCTTGCTTACATTTCTAAACTTGAGATTAATGCAGATGGGAAGAAACTCGACTTTGACTATTTAGTCGAAAGATCTCTGAAGAACGATGCCAATGCATGGACTAGGTTCCTGCTATACAGAGACTTAAGGTCAAGAGGGTACGTTCCAAAAGAGGGCTTTGGCTTTGGAGTCGATTTCAGGGTCTACGACAGGGGAGAGCATGGAACCAAGTCAGCAAAGTTTGTCATCTTCGGCCTCAATGAAGGCACGGAAGTTCCCATAACCGCTCTGTCCAAATCCATTGCGCAGATAACCAGAATGGGGAAGACTCCTATAATCGCAGTAGTCGAGCGAAGAGGGGAGATAATCTACTATAAAGTTTCGAAGGAAAGGTTTCAGGGACCGACCTAG
- a CDS encoding replication factor C small subunit, translated as MWVEKYRPMKLQDVINQKAIVDRLSSLVKSPSAMPHLLFAGPPGTGKTTCALVLARTILGEPWMDYTLELNASDERGINTVRERVKTFARYAAQTDQNIPFRIIILDEADEMTNDAQTALRRIMEETSRFTRFVLVCNYSSGIIEPIQSRCAVFRFSRLAEKDVVSYLSSICKKEKIKFDEESLSHIFEFTKGDMRHAINLLQSCSVVGDITIENVEKTAGVSSKSKVAEVVNLALKGDFTEARNKLIVLTGVYGLAEKDFLKYATEEVFKIGLPNADQAAEALAKFDYRLIVGAHPDIQLAALLAELGRIGKEAGFKGK; from the coding sequence ATGTGGGTGGAGAAGTACAGGCCGATGAAACTGCAGGATGTTATCAATCAAAAGGCCATAGTCGACAGGCTTTCATCTCTTGTAAAGTCTCCTTCAGCCATGCCCCATCTGCTTTTTGCTGGCCCTCCTGGCACTGGCAAGACGACCTGCGCTCTGGTGCTTGCTAGGACTATTCTTGGAGAGCCTTGGATGGACTACACTCTTGAGCTGAACGCCTCTGACGAAAGAGGGATTAACACTGTCAGGGAACGGGTAAAAACGTTTGCAAGGTATGCTGCCCAGACAGATCAGAACATTCCATTCAGGATCATAATCCTTGATGAAGCGGATGAAATGACCAACGATGCCCAGACAGCATTGAGAAGGATTATGGAAGAAACCTCTAGGTTCACGAGGTTCGTCTTGGTCTGCAACTACAGTTCAGGGATAATAGAGCCCATACAGAGCAGGTGTGCAGTGTTCAGGTTTTCTAGGCTTGCGGAGAAGGATGTGGTTTCCTATTTATCATCAATATGCAAGAAGGAGAAGATCAAGTTCGACGAGGAATCTCTTTCGCACATCTTTGAATTCACGAAAGGAGACATGAGGCATGCTATCAATCTTTTGCAGTCATGCTCTGTAGTTGGCGATATTACGATTGAGAACGTTGAGAAGACAGCGGGAGTCTCCAGCAAGAGCAAGGTTGCTGAAGTTGTAAATTTGGCATTGAAAGGGGATTTCACGGAGGCAAGGAACAAGTTGATAGTCCTAACAGGAGTTTACGGTCTAGCGGAAAAGGACTTTCTAAAATATGCGACCGAGGAAGTCTTCAAAATTGGATTGCCAAATGCAGATCAAGCTGCAGAAGCCCTTGCAAAGTTCGATTACAGGTTGATAGTTGGTGCGCATCCAGACATTCAGCTAGCGGCTCTGCTTGCAGAGCTTGGGCGAATAGGCAAAGAAGCAGGATTTAAGGGCAAGTAA
- a CDS encoding formyltetrahydrofolate deformylase: MHKTIVDLTVVGPDREGIVSAITAFIFKSGGNIESINQNVVKGTFGMQLEASFESLPSGDRLEREIEKLAKELNMEIGIRLREYGTLKRMAILVSKETHCLKTILKERASKRLRAEIPVIIGSSAECMEIAEKAKIPFHLVNDQEEARRERRMLKLLEECRIDFIALARYMRILSPNFIWRYPNRIINIHPSLLPAFPGASAYAQAYERGARVIGCTAHFATWELDQGPIIWQEAFSVNPGESLETIIERGRRVEAEVLVKALKLYAQNKLEVEWNIVRIKR, from the coding sequence ATGCACAAGACCATAGTAGACCTGACAGTAGTCGGCCCAGACAGGGAGGGTATAGTTTCAGCGATAACTGCGTTCATCTTTAAGAGCGGAGGCAACATCGAGTCAATAAACCAGAATGTAGTCAAGGGCACCTTCGGGATGCAACTAGAAGCGTCATTTGAATCGCTGCCTTCTGGCGACCGTCTTGAGAGAGAGATTGAAAAACTTGCAAAAGAGCTCAATATGGAGATAGGGATCAGGCTAAGGGAATATGGGACGCTCAAGAGGATGGCTATTCTTGTCAGCAAGGAGACGCACTGCCTCAAAACTATACTGAAAGAGCGAGCTTCGAAGAGGCTCAGGGCAGAGATACCCGTGATAATAGGGAGCTCTGCAGAATGCATGGAGATAGCCGAGAAGGCAAAGATTCCCTTCCACCTTGTGAACGATCAGGAAGAGGCAAGGAGAGAGAGGCGGATGCTGAAACTCTTGGAGGAATGCAGAATTGATTTCATAGCCTTGGCTAGATATATGAGGATACTCTCGCCCAACTTCATATGGAGGTATCCTAACAGGATAATCAACATACACCCTTCATTGCTGCCAGCTTTTCCGGGTGCTTCAGCATACGCACAAGCGTATGAGAGAGGGGCCAGAGTCATAGGCTGCACAGCCCATTTCGCTACATGGGAGCTAGACCAAGGCCCGATCATATGGCAGGAGGCCTTCTCCGTCAATCCGGGCGAATCATTGGAGACAATAATCGAGAGAGGCAGGAGAGTCGAGGCAGAAGTGCTTGTGAAAGCCCTGAAGCTTTATGCCCAAAACAAGCTCGAAGTAGAATGGAATATTGTCAGGATCAAGCGCTAA
- a CDS encoding DUF309 domain-containing protein translates to MKKQREIQQLVKGKVGNLRVTNKAFEFDLFVKSEDELHDAENILSKTAKILTVKRLDLPPAVPDKAKTITEVRQLFNEERYWECHEILENLWRVLKGDEKILVQGIILVCAAFVHFQKNEADIALSMLQRYQSKLNWHDRLYEGVDLEKIRNGVAEIIRARILKPIFL, encoded by the coding sequence ATGAAGAAGCAACGCGAAATTCAGCAGTTGGTTAAAGGCAAGGTTGGGAACCTCAGGGTTACAAACAAAGCCTTCGAATTCGACCTCTTTGTCAAAAGCGAGGATGAACTGCACGATGCAGAGAATATTCTCTCAAAGACTGCAAAGATATTGACGGTAAAACGGTTAGACCTCCCTCCAGCCGTGCCAGACAAGGCAAAGACCATCACGGAAGTAAGACAACTCTTCAACGAGGAAAGGTACTGGGAGTGCCACGAAATTCTGGAGAACTTATGGCGAGTGCTAAAAGGAGATGAAAAGATTCTCGTGCAAGGAATTATTCTTGTATGTGCAGCTTTTGTCCACTTCCAGAAGAACGAAGCAGACATTGCTTTGTCTATGTTGCAGAGATATCAGTCTAAACTGAATTGGCACGACAGGTTATACGAAGGCGTCGATTTAGAGAAGATCAGAAATGGCGTAGCAGAAATTATCAGGGCAAGAATCCTGAAGCCGATTTTCCTGTAA
- a CDS encoding CDP-alcohol phosphatidyltransferase family protein gives MVLSVGRGLGKTGLPPNFWTFLGLLVSIVAGAIYAGYIEGGFILAGLVLLLGGALDIVDGAVAKATNRITKSGAFLDSTVDRVSEVAVFAGILMSNTVDGYLVILALAFSLLVSYTRARGESLGLTLGGVGIGERPERIIALVIFSIAGLLYWGVVIVLILALITFLQRVIFIVQRI, from the coding sequence ATGGTATTATCAGTAGGCAGAGGGTTAGGCAAGACAGGATTACCTCCAAACTTCTGGACATTTTTGGGCTTGCTGGTTTCGATAGTTGCTGGTGCCATATACGCTGGATACATTGAAGGAGGTTTCATATTAGCTGGTCTTGTATTACTTCTTGGAGGAGCATTGGACATTGTTGATGGGGCAGTAGCAAAGGCTACAAACAGGATAACAAAATCGGGGGCATTTCTGGATTCGACAGTCGACAGGGTTTCCGAAGTCGCAGTATTTGCAGGAATCTTGATGAGCAATACCGTAGATGGCTATCTGGTTATTCTTGCACTTGCTTTCTCCCTGCTCGTCAGCTACACCAGAGCTAGGGGAGAATCTCTCGGCTTGACTTTAGGAGGAGTAGGGATAGGAGAGAGACCAGAAAGGATAATCGCACTTGTAATCTTCAGCATTGCAGGGTTGCTTTATTGGGGCGTCGTGATAGTTCTAATTCTGGCCTTGATAACATTCCTGCAGAGAGTCATCTTCATAGTGCAGAGGATTTGA
- a CDS encoding threonine--tRNA ligase, with protein sequence MKILQLHSDFIEYKPIKKEIEAAEDAKTDAVRIEDALVLLVSAEEGDDSSVLNRAVAELNDSIQKLKVAKVVIYPYAHLSSKLAHPNNALKLLKQFESLCIEQGIDAQRAPFGWNKEFAIKVKGHPLAELSRNYAAGEKIEDTSQALKAEEKLRSYWFILNPNGELIDAKQFNFSQHKQLRMLADYEIEKSRAVHQAPPHVELMRRLQIADHEPGSDPGNMRFYPKGRLMKSLIEQYVTQRVKEYGGIEVETPIMYDSNHPSLADYLNRFPARQYRIKSEEKDLFLRFSACFGQFLMVKDAQFSYKQLPLRIYELTRYSFRREKSGELVGLRRLRSFTMPDCHAMCADLEQAKSEAQVRFNLSQSVLQEIGISKDDYEFAIRFTEDFYKENKDFINALVKSFGKPALVEMWKERFFYFAFKWEFNFVDNLGKASALATDQIDVENAHRYGITYVDAQGQKKEPIILHNSPSGAVERVIYALLEKAARNQQQGKAGILPFWLCSSQVRLVPLNNEFLDKSIEIAKVLEQNKIRADIDDRDESVAKKVRDAEKEWIPLIIVIGQKEIESGKLQARNRMQGKMVEFTLDSLMVDCQKMLAGKPYSIIPLPKMVSQRPIFA encoded by the coding sequence ATGAAAATCCTCCAGCTCCATTCGGATTTCATAGAGTACAAGCCGATAAAGAAGGAGATAGAAGCTGCCGAGGATGCAAAAACCGATGCGGTCAGAATTGAAGACGCTCTAGTGCTTCTTGTCAGCGCAGAAGAGGGAGACGACAGTTCCGTCCTAAACAGGGCAGTCGCCGAGCTGAATGATTCCATCCAGAAACTCAAAGTTGCAAAAGTTGTAATCTACCCTTATGCGCACCTGAGCAGCAAACTGGCACATCCGAACAATGCCTTAAAGCTGCTGAAGCAATTTGAATCGCTATGCATTGAGCAGGGAATCGATGCACAAAGAGCTCCGTTTGGCTGGAACAAGGAATTTGCCATAAAGGTCAAGGGCCATCCTCTTGCAGAACTTTCAAGGAATTACGCAGCAGGAGAGAAGATCGAAGATACCAGCCAAGCCTTAAAGGCTGAAGAAAAACTGAGATCGTACTGGTTCATCCTAAATCCGAACGGAGAATTAATAGATGCGAAGCAGTTCAACTTCTCCCAGCACAAGCAGCTAAGAATGCTTGCAGATTACGAAATCGAGAAATCCAGAGCCGTGCATCAGGCCCCTCCGCATGTAGAACTGATGAGAAGACTGCAGATAGCAGACCACGAGCCAGGATCTGATCCAGGAAACATGCGTTTTTACCCTAAAGGACGATTGATGAAATCTCTAATAGAGCAGTATGTCACTCAAAGGGTCAAGGAATACGGGGGCATAGAAGTAGAAACTCCGATAATGTACGATTCGAACCATCCAAGCTTGGCAGATTATCTCAACAGGTTTCCAGCAAGGCAGTACAGGATAAAATCCGAAGAGAAAGACCTCTTCCTGAGATTCTCCGCATGTTTTGGACAGTTTCTCATGGTTAAGGATGCGCAGTTTTCGTACAAGCAATTGCCATTGAGAATCTATGAATTAACTCGTTATAGTTTCAGGAGGGAGAAGAGCGGCGAACTGGTCGGATTAAGGAGGTTAAGGTCGTTCACGATGCCAGACTGCCATGCGATGTGCGCGGATTTGGAGCAGGCAAAGAGCGAAGCACAAGTCAGGTTCAATCTCTCGCAGAGTGTACTGCAGGAGATAGGCATCTCAAAGGATGATTACGAATTCGCCATAAGGTTCACGGAAGACTTCTACAAAGAAAACAAGGACTTCATCAACGCATTGGTGAAGAGTTTCGGAAAGCCGGCACTCGTAGAGATGTGGAAGGAGCGCTTCTTCTATTTTGCCTTCAAGTGGGAGTTCAACTTTGTCGATAACCTTGGCAAAGCCTCAGCACTAGCAACTGACCAAATAGATGTTGAAAATGCCCACAGATATGGCATAACTTACGTCGACGCTCAAGGCCAGAAGAAGGAGCCGATAATACTGCACAATTCTCCCAGCGGTGCAGTAGAAAGAGTGATCTACGCTCTCCTTGAAAAGGCTGCAAGAAACCAGCAGCAAGGGAAAGCAGGTATTCTCCCATTTTGGCTCTGCTCATCACAAGTACGCCTAGTGCCTTTGAATAACGAGTTTCTTGACAAATCAATCGAGATTGCAAAAGTGCTTGAGCAGAATAAAATCAGAGCGGATATTGACGACAGGGATGAGTCAGTTGCTAAGAAAGTCAGGGATGCTGAGAAGGAATGGATTCCATTAATAATAGTGATCGGTCAAAAAGAAATCGAAAGCGGAAAGCTCCAAGCAAGAAACAGGATGCAGGGCAAGATGGTAGAATTCACTTTGGATTCCTTAATGGTGGATTGCCAGAAGATGCTTGCAGGAAAGCCGTATTCGATCATACCTCTCCCGAAGATGGTTTCGCAGAGACCGATATTTGCTTAG